In the Thermovirga sp. genome, AGTCCCGGGGATGGGCCTCACGTTCTTCCGTCTCGTATAGTCCACTGCGACGGTCAGCGACTCGGAGGATCGGCTGTAAAAAGCCGCCAGGGACGATGCAAACTCGAGCGCGTCACCCGGAAGGGGCGTTTTACCCGGAAGCCTCAACACCACGTGGGCTCCGGGGGTATCCTTGGCGTGGAACCAGAGATCTTCCGGTGACGATAGGACGAAAG is a window encoding:
- a CDS encoding DUF814 domain-containing protein; translation: FVLSSPEDLWFHAKDTPGAHVVLRLPGKTPLPGDALEFASSLAAFYSRSSESLTVAVDYTRRKNVRPIPGTISEVVYSRARTLMISPRLWSRLLQEKSSAPGEEKP